One Salarias fasciatus chromosome 22, fSalaFa1.1, whole genome shotgun sequence DNA segment encodes these proteins:
- the LOC115409078 gene encoding class I histocompatibility antigen, F10 alpha chain-like isoform X4 yields the protein MQLFLALCFLLGIPSGAPDIHSMKMFHTAASNIPNFPEFVIVTLLDELQVDYYDSNIRRAVPKQDWSNKITEEDPTYWERQTQIGLGAQQTFKGNIEIAKERFNQTGGVHVFQWMVGCEWDDETDKVNGNWQYSYDGEDFIVYDLKTETWIAPVPQAVPTKHKWDNDKADLAYTKNYLTTECRDWLKKYVEFGRSSLMRKDLPSVSLLQKTPSSPLTCHATGFYPDRADLFWKKDEEELHEDVVKGEILPNHDGSFQMSVDLDLSGLKDEDWGRYSCVFHLAGGQEVSKRLDKRDIRTNWKTNDGGLHPGAAAGGVLGAIAVVVLAGVGFIIYKKKPPQGFRATNTSETS from the exons acATTCACTCCATGAAGATGTTCCACACTGCAGCCTCCAATATTCCAAACTTTCCAGAGTTTGTGATTGTTACTCTGTTGGATGAACTTCAGGTTGATTACTACGACAGCAACATCAGGAGAGCAGTTCCCAAACAGGACTGGTCGAATAAAATCACAGAAGAAGATCCAACGTACTGGGAGAGGCAGACTCAGATTGGTCTGGGAGCTCAGCAAACCTTCAAAGGAAACATCGAGATCGCGAAGGAACGATTCAACCAAACTGGAG gtgttcaCGTTTTCCAGTGGATGGTTGGTTGTGAATGGGACGATGAAACTGATAAAGTGAACGGAAATTGGCAGTACAGTTACGATGGAGAAGATTTCATCGTTTATgacctgaaaacagaaacatggatCGCTCcagttcctcaggctgttcccaCCAAACACAAGTGGGACAATGACAAAGCAGATTTGGCTTATACCAAAAACTACCTGACCACAGAATGTCGTGACTGGCTGAAGAAGTATGTGGAGTTTGGTCGGagctcactgatgagaaaag atcttccctcagtgtctctcctccagaagactccctcctctccgctcacctgccacgctacaggtttctaccccgacagagccgacttgttctggaagaaagacgaggaggagctccatgaggacgtggtcaaaggagagatcctccccaaccatgacgggagcttccagatgagcgttgatctggatctttcagggctcaaagatgaagactgggggaggtacagctgtgtgtttcatctggctggaggacaggaagtctccaagagactggacaaacgggacatcaggaccaactggaagacaaatgatggag gacttcaccctggagctgctgctggaggagtgttGGGAGCGATTGCTGTTGTGGTCCTGGCAGGCGTTGGATTCATCATCTACAAGAAGAAACCACCTCAAG
- the LOC115409078 gene encoding class I histocompatibility antigen, F10 alpha chain-like isoform X3, whose product MQLFLALCFLLGIPSGAPDIHSMKMFHTAASNIPNFPEFVIVTLLDELQVDYYDSNIRRAVPKQDWSNKITEEDPTYWERQTQIGLGAQQTFKGNIEIAKERFNQTGGVHVFQWMVGCEWDDETDKVNGNWQYSYDGEDFIVYDLKTETWIAPVPQAVPTKHKWDNDKADLAYTKNYLTTECRDWLKKYVEFGRSSLMRKDLPSVSLLQKTPSSPLTCHATGFYPDRADLFWKKDEEELHEDVVKGEILPNHDGSFQMSVDLDLSGLKDEDWGRYSCVFHLAGGQEVSKRLDKRDIRTNWKTNDGGLHPGAAAGGVLGAIAVVVLAGVGFIIYKKKPPQGFRATNTSETL is encoded by the exons acATTCACTCCATGAAGATGTTCCACACTGCAGCCTCCAATATTCCAAACTTTCCAGAGTTTGTGATTGTTACTCTGTTGGATGAACTTCAGGTTGATTACTACGACAGCAACATCAGGAGAGCAGTTCCCAAACAGGACTGGTCGAATAAAATCACAGAAGAAGATCCAACGTACTGGGAGAGGCAGACTCAGATTGGTCTGGGAGCTCAGCAAACCTTCAAAGGAAACATCGAGATCGCGAAGGAACGATTCAACCAAACTGGAG gtgttcaCGTTTTCCAGTGGATGGTTGGTTGTGAATGGGACGATGAAACTGATAAAGTGAACGGAAATTGGCAGTACAGTTACGATGGAGAAGATTTCATCGTTTATgacctgaaaacagaaacatggatCGCTCcagttcctcaggctgttcccaCCAAACACAAGTGGGACAATGACAAAGCAGATTTGGCTTATACCAAAAACTACCTGACCACAGAATGTCGTGACTGGCTGAAGAAGTATGTGGAGTTTGGTCGGagctcactgatgagaaaag atcttccctcagtgtctctcctccagaagactccctcctctccgctcacctgccacgctacaggtttctaccccgacagagccgacttgttctggaagaaagacgaggaggagctccatgaggacgtggtcaaaggagagatcctccccaaccatgacgggagcttccagatgagcgttgatctggatctttcagggctcaaagatgaagactgggggaggtacagctgtgtgtttcatctggctggaggacaggaagtctccaagagactggacaaacgggacatcaggaccaactggaagacaaatgatggag gacttcaccctggagctgctgctggaggagtgttGGGAGCGATTGCTGTTGTGGTCCTGGCAGGCGTTGGATTCATCATCTACAAGAAGAAACCACCTCAAG
- the LOC115409078 gene encoding class I histocompatibility antigen, F10 alpha chain-like isoform X1: MQLFLALCFLLGIPSGAPDIHSMKMFHTAASNIPNFPEFVIVTLLDELQVDYYDSNIRRAVPKQDWSNKITEEDPTYWERQTQIGLGAQQTFKGNIEIAKERFNQTGGVHVFQWMVGCEWDDETDKVNGNWQYSYDGEDFIVYDLKTETWIAPVPQAVPTKHKWDNDKADLAYTKNYLTTECRDWLKKYVEFGRSSLMRKDLPSVSLLQKTPSSPLTCHATGFYPDRADLFWKKDEEELHEDVVKGEILPNHDGSFQMSVDLDLSGLKDEDWGRYSCVFHLAGGQEVSKRLDKRDIRTNWKTNDGGLHPGAAAGGVLGAIAVVVLAGVGFIIYKKKPPQGSSSTSTSETSSS, encoded by the exons acATTCACTCCATGAAGATGTTCCACACTGCAGCCTCCAATATTCCAAACTTTCCAGAGTTTGTGATTGTTACTCTGTTGGATGAACTTCAGGTTGATTACTACGACAGCAACATCAGGAGAGCAGTTCCCAAACAGGACTGGTCGAATAAAATCACAGAAGAAGATCCAACGTACTGGGAGAGGCAGACTCAGATTGGTCTGGGAGCTCAGCAAACCTTCAAAGGAAACATCGAGATCGCGAAGGAACGATTCAACCAAACTGGAG gtgttcaCGTTTTCCAGTGGATGGTTGGTTGTGAATGGGACGATGAAACTGATAAAGTGAACGGAAATTGGCAGTACAGTTACGATGGAGAAGATTTCATCGTTTATgacctgaaaacagaaacatggatCGCTCcagttcctcaggctgttcccaCCAAACACAAGTGGGACAATGACAAAGCAGATTTGGCTTATACCAAAAACTACCTGACCACAGAATGTCGTGACTGGCTGAAGAAGTATGTGGAGTTTGGTCGGagctcactgatgagaaaag atcttccctcagtgtctctcctccagaagactccctcctctccgctcacctgccacgctacaggtttctaccccgacagagccgacttgttctggaagaaagacgaggaggagctccatgaggacgtggtcaaaggagagatcctccccaaccatgacgggagcttccagatgagcgttgatctggatctttcagggctcaaagatgaagactgggggaggtacagctgtgtgtttcatctggctggaggacaggaagtctccaagagactggacaaacgggacatcaggaccaactggaagacaaatgatggag gacttcaccctggagctgctgctggaggagtgttGGGAGCGATTGCTGTTGTGGTCCTGGCAGGCGTTGGATTCATCATCTACAAGAAGAAACCACCTCAAG ggtcCAGTAGTACCAGCA cctcTGAAACTTCCTCTTCATGA